The Cydia amplana chromosome 11, ilCydAmpl1.1, whole genome shotgun sequence genome includes a region encoding these proteins:
- the LOC134652167 gene encoding LOW QUALITY PROTEIN: phospholipase A1 member A-like (The sequence of the model RefSeq protein was modified relative to this genomic sequence to represent the inferred CDS: substituted 1 base at 1 genomic stop codon), whose protein sequence is MLVKLTRHGLDPKKLEITGMSLGAQTMGFIAKNYRQMIGHNISLLNALDGAGPCFKHLGPDERLDKSDADFVVSVLTTMDISSISVPYAHVTFYVNGGAFQEGDIAWVPCDALCSHVRAYFVWWAAVVYPDAFVAVRCDTVQXARDGDCYDLQPMVTNTMGLLTVRSKPGIYYLRTANRWPYALGRRGLRKA, encoded by the coding sequence ATGCTAGTCAAGCTGACACGCCACGGTCTTGACCCTAAAAAACTCGAAATCACCGGCATGAGTCTCGGGGCGCAAACCATGGGTTTCATAGCCAAGAACTACCGGCAGATGATCGGCCATAACATATCTTTGCTCAATGCATTAGACGGGGCTGGGCCATGTTTCAAGCATCTCGGACCTGATGAAAGATTAGATAAATCTGACGCTGATTTCGTTGTGAGCGTTCTCACAACCATGGACATATCAAGCATATCTGTTCCTTACGCTCATGTAACTTTCTATGTAAACGGGGGAGCGTTTCAAGAAGGGGATATCGCGTGGGTTCCCTGTGATGCCTTGTGTAGTCATGTAAGGGCGTATTTCGTCTGGTGGGCAGCTGTGGTATATCCTGATGCTTTTGTAGCTGTGCGTTGTGATACTGTGCAGTAAGCTAGAGATGGGGACTGTTATGATTTGCAGCCAATGGTGACGAACACAATGGGCCTGCTTACTGTCAGGAGCAAACCAGGAATTTATTATCTGCGTACAGCTAACAGGTGGCCTTATGCTTTGGGAAGGCGAGGCTTGAGGAAAGCTTAA
- the LOC134652166 gene encoding lipase member H-like encodes MHNLAKNPDIDFSKKTFMYVGGYLDSTTWQIDDSWVRCIRRMDIIRLYWKHWSLQLPFILSLFATCTQSVNTTEMLVTLKEYSLNPKKLELVGISLGNQTMGFIAKNYRFMTGQNISTLTALDPAGPCFRNVPPDQRLDKSDADFVMGVITNMDGSGISIRIGHVMFYVNEGEFQNGHYWWLPCDVSCSHIRSYFLWWSALLNPGNFIGIRCDCVQNAKDGDCFDGKPITNTIDLYTNRRNTGIYYLRTSNRRPFALGKRGLKKPRDMYMPRSQRIDIPDFLKFIHSSILKLYN; translated from the exons ATGCATAATTTAGCCAAGAATCCTGACATAGACTTTAGCAAGAAGACATTTATGTATGTTGGCGGATATTTGGATTCGACGACGTGGCAGATTGACGATTCTTGGGTCAGGTGTATAAGAAGAATGGATATAATACGCTTGTACTGGAAACATTGGAGTTTACAGCTACCTTTTATCCTAT CGCTGTTCGCCACATGCACCCAATCGGTAAACACGACAGAAATGCTGGTAACTCTAAAAGAGTACAGTCTCAACCCAAAAAAATTGGAACTCGTCGGCATTAGCCTGGGAAACCAAACCATGGGTTTCATAGCCAAGAACTACCGATTTATGACCGGCCAGAACATTTCAACCCTGACTGCATTAGATCCTGCTGGACCCTGCTTCAGGAATGTTCCACCAGATCAAAGACTCGATAAATCTGACGCTGACTTTGTTATGGGGGTGATTACTAACATGGACGGCTCTGGCATATCAATACGCATCGGACATGTGATGTTTTACGTCAACGAAGGTGAATTTCAGAACGGCCATTATTGGTGGCTCCCCTGCGATGTTTCTTGCAGTCACATAAGGTCGTACTTCCTTTGGTGGTCGGCTTTGTTGAATCCTGGTAACTTTATAGGGATTCGTTGTGATTGCGTACAGAATGCTAAGGATGGAGACTGCTTCGATGGAAAGCCTATCACAAATACAATAGATCTTTATACTAATAGAAGAAATACGGGAATCTATTACCTAAGGACGTCCAATAGACGGCCGTTTGCTTTAGGAAAGAGAGGCCTGAAGAAACCGAGAGATATGTACATGCCGAGATCTCAACGAATAGATATTCCTGATTTTTTAAAGTTCATACATTcgtcaattttgaaattatataattaa
- the LOC134652306 gene encoding phospholipase A1 member A-like, which translates to MAVEYSRIDEGYPQGLLPHCPGSWKPAVIKPETLKKLYISVYGDNRKLLGSYDYYHIDSLAKNPGIDFRKKTVLWNGGYLDSNAWGTPKNLGMGYIARGYNFLSLDTLYFTTVHYPQAARFAPTVGRHTAEMLVKLTAHGLDAKKLELVGMSLGAQTMSFIAKSFRFMTGRNISLLTTLDPAGVCFRQLGPDRRLDRSDADFVISIITNMNIAGIGYHISHLTFYVNGGEFQPGHIAWIPCDYICSHFRAYLLWISALLYPGDYIGVQCDTVQQAIDG; encoded by the exons ATGGCAGTAGAATATTCTCGAATAGACGAAGGTTACCCCCAAGGATTGTTGCCACATT GTCCAGGCTCATGGAAACCGGCCGTTATCAAACCGGAAACGCTGAAAAAACTCTACATATCAGTATATGGAGACAATCGCAAACTTCTGGGATCATACGACTACTACCATATAGACAGCTTAGCCAAGAATCCTGGGATCGACTTCAGGAAAAAGACTGTCTTGTGGAACGGTGGATATCTAGACTCAAATGCTTGGGGTACCCCTAAAAATTTGGGTATGGGTTATATAGCGCGTGGATACAATTTTCTATCTTTGGACACGCTTTACTTTACTACTGTGCACTATCCCCA AGCCGCACGCTTTGCACCCACAGTTGGCAGGCATACAGCTGAGATGTTAGTTAAGTTAACAGCTCATGGCTTAGATGCAAAAAAATTGGAGCTCGTCGGTATGAGCCTCGGCGCCCAAACTATGAGCTTCATAGCCAAGAGTTTTCGATTCATGACCGGCCGGAACATCTCCTTACTTACCACTCTGGACCCTGCTGGAGTCTGCTTCAGGCAACTAGGGCCTGATCGGAGACTAGACAGATCTGATGCCGATTTCGTCATCAGCATTATTACAAACATGAACATAGCTGGTATAGGATACCATATCTCCCATCTGACATTTTACGTGAACGGAGGAGAATTCCAACCAGGGCATATAGCCTGGATCCCTTGTGATTACATTTGCAGTCACTTTAGAGCTTATCTACTATGGATATCGGCATTGTTATATCCTGGTGACTACATAGGTGTGCAATGTGATACCGTGCAACAAGCTATAGATG GTTGA
- the LOC134652259 gene encoding phospholipase A1 member A-like, producing MIHVKIFKVIYVVQFLFTSVFGVEYSRPDEGYPTGLLSDCPGSWKPAAIKPKSLKKLFISVIGENHSGYTGHYNYYGMDQLAKHPDLDFKKKTWIYVGGYFEANTFHTGRNMGYDYKARGYNALSLDTLQFTTTYYPLAARIARAVGKHAAEMLVKLTRHGLDPKNLEITGMSLGAQTMGFMAKNYRQMTGQNISMLTSLDGAGACYRNLGPDERLDKSDADFVVSVLTTMDISSISVPYAHVTFYVNGGAFQEGSIGWLFCDSICSHSRAYFVGWAAVVYPDAFIAVRCDTVQQARDGDCYDSQPMVTNTLGPLIDRRKTGIFYLRTTNQWPYALGKRGLKKPKLA from the exons ATGATACACGtcaaaatatttaaagtaaTCTACGTTGTACAGTTTCTGTTTACATCAGTATTTGGTGTAGAATATTCTAGACCTGACGAAGGATATCCTACAGGTCTATTATCGGACT GTCCAGGATCATGGAAACCAGCCGCCATCAAGCCAAAGAGTCTAAAGAAACTCTTCATATCAGTCATAGGTGAAAACCATTCAGGATATACAGGACATTACAATTACTATGGCATGGACCAGTTAGCAAAACATCCGGACTTAGACTTCAAGAAGAAGACGTGGATATACGTTGGGGGATATTTTGAAGCAAATACGTTTCATACTGGGCGGAATATGGGATATGACTACAAGGCTAGGGGGTACAACGCGCTATCTCTTGACACGCTACAGTTCACGACGACTTATTATCCTCT GGCCGCGCGCATCGCACGCGCCGTTGGTAAACATGCAGCTGAAATGCTAGTCAAGCTGACACGCCACGGTCTTGACCCTAAAAATCTCGAAATCACCGGCATGAGTCTCGGCGCGCAAACCATGGGCTTCATGGCCAAGAACTACCGGCAGATGACCGGACAAAACATCTCTATGCTTACTTCATTGGACGGAGCTGGTGCTTGCTACAGGAATCTCGGACCTGATGAAAGATTGGATAAATCTGACGCTGATTTCGTTGTGAGTGTCCTTACAACTATGGACATATCAAGCATATCTGTTCCTTACGCTCATGTAACGTTCTATGTTAACGGGGGAGCGTTTCAAGAAGGTTCCATCGGGTGGCTTTTCTGCGATTCTATCTGCAGTCATTCCAGGGCATATTTCGTCGGGTGGGCAGCTGTGGTATATCCTGATGCTTTTATAGCTGTGCGTTGTGACACTGTGCAGCAAGCTAGAGATGGTGACTGTTACGATTCGCAGCCAATGGTGACGAACACATTGGGCCCATTGATTGATAGAAGAAAAACTGGGATTTTTTATTTACGTACAACTAACCAGTGGCCGTATGCTTTAGGAAAGCGAGGTCTGAAGAAGCCTAAGTTGGCCTAA
- the LOC134652168 gene encoding pancreatic lipase-related protein 2-like has translation MQFYRLCLCAYFAVCLLVSVTTIDFTQSLNGYHSPDGFIKFCDQYWDPAKITPQSLKKLYLSILENNGQVTAYNYYNVKNLIRNPSFDKRKKTFIWVGSYLDFNSLTLGEAIGRMYKRRGYNALFLHFLEGHWRNLLTSSAARVLPHIGKYAGQMLANLTAVGLNPKKFHLVGYGTGGQLMSFVAKRYREYTGRNISMLVGLDPAGPCFRTKGPDGRLDPSDADFVLSIATNMDAHGIATPVGHATFYVNGGEYQYFDLWMFPCDLVCSHVRSVVYWATMLMNPGNRYIGIKCDSIQQAREHKCYDRVPLETNTMDLKVDKTKPGIYYVATLHRYPYAVGKDGLRREDNPMYRTHNMINGADVMRVDGL, from the exons ATGCAATTTTATAGATTGTGTTTATGTGCATACTTTGCAGTATGTCTGTTAGTTTCTGTGACTACCATAGATTTTACTCAATCCCTGAATGGATATCATAGCCCTGATGGATTCATTAAATTCT gtgACCAGTATTGGGACCCGGCTAAAATTACGCCACAAAGTCTAAAAAAACTGTATCTCTCCATCCTAGAAAACAACGGACAAGTGACAGCATATAATTACTACAACGTTAAAAACCTAATCCGTAACCCAAGCTTCGATAAAAGAAAGAAAACCTTTATATGGGTTGGATCATACTTGGATTTCAACTCTTTAACCCTTGGAGAAGCAATTGGTAGGATGTATAAAAGGAGAGGCTATAATGCACTTTTCCTGCATTTTCTGGAAGGACATTGGAGGAATTTGTTAAC TTCATCCGCTGCTCGTGTATTGCCACATATAGGCAAATACGCCGGTCAAATGCTGGCTAACCTAACAGCAGTTGGTCTGAATCCAAAGAAGTTCCACTTAGTCGGTTACGGCACGGGCGGGCAGCTCATGAGCTTCGTAGCGAAGAGATACCGAGAGTACACCGGCAGAAACATTTCCATGCTCGTGGGTCTTGATCCCGCAGGACCTTGCTTCAGAACCAAAGGACCAGATGGAAGACTGGACCCATCTGACGCAGATTTCGTCCTCAGCATTGCTACAAACATGGATGCTCATGGCATAGCGACTCCTGTCGGACATGCGACTTTCTACGTCAACGGGGGAGAATACCAATACTTCGACTTATGGATGTTTCCTTGTGATCTTGTCTGCAGTCACGTCAGATCAGTAGTCTACTGGGCAACTATGCTAATGAATCCTGGTAACAGGTATATAGGGATTAAATGTGACTCCATACAACAGGCAAGGGAACATAAGTGCTATGATAGAGTGCCCTTGGAAACGAATACTATGGACTTGAAAGTTGATAAGACTAAGCCTGGTATTTATTATGTAGCTACATTACATAGATATCCGTATGCGGTAGGTAAAGACGGTTTGAGAAGAGAGGATAATCCTATGTATAGAACGCACAACATGATCAATGGTGCTGATGTTATGAGAGTTGATGGATTATGA